The proteins below come from a single Conger conger chromosome 10, fConCon1.1, whole genome shotgun sequence genomic window:
- the LOC133138117 gene encoding E3 ubiquitin/ISG15 ligase TRIM25-like isoform X3: protein MAEANISVDQDQFSCSICLDILKDPVTIPCGHSYCMGCIKGCWDQDDHTGVYSCPQCRQTFTPRPVLGRNTMLAEVVEKLKKTGLQAAPPAHCYAGPGDVACDFCTGRKHKAIKSCLACLASYCETHLQPHYEFPGFKKHKLVKATENLQEKICSNHDKLLEVFCRSDQQCICMLCAMDEHRGHDTVSVVAERTEKQKQLGVTQSKFQQRIQEREKELQDLRQAVQSLKRSAQTAEEDSERIFTELIRSIERRRSEVKELIRDEEKAEVSRAEGLLERLEQEIAELRRREAELEQLSHTEDHIHFLQSCQSLCAPPGPGDLPSIPVSPNVSFEAVRKSVSELKERLEDVFKAEFKVCGRGGLRSEARS from the exons ATGGCTGAGGCTAATATCTCGGtggatcaggaccagttcagctgttcaATCTGTCTGGATATCCTGAAGGATCCGGTGACTATTCCCTGTGggcacagttactgtatgggctgtattaagggctgctgggatcaggatgatcatactggtgtctacagctgtccccagtgcagacaGACCTTCACCCCTAGGCCTGTTCTGGGCAGAAACACcatgctggctgaagtggtggagaaactgaagaagacaggactccaagctgctcctcctgctcactgttacgctggacctggagacgtggcgtgtgatttctgcactgggagaaagcacaaagcCATCAAGTCCTGTCTGGCATGTCTGGcatcttactgtgaaactcacctccaGCCTCACTATGAATTTCCTggctttaaaaaacacaaactggtcaaagccactgaaaacctgcaggagaagatctgctcTAATCACGACAAACTGCTGGAGGTTTTCTGTCGTAGcgatcagcagtgtatctgtatgctgtgtgcgatggatgaacacagaggccatgatacagtctcagtggtagcagaaaggactgagaaacag aagcagctgggggtgaCACAGAGTAAgttccagcagagaatccaggagagagagaaggagctgcaggatctgagacaggctgtgcagtcactcaag cgctctgcacagacagcagaggaggacagtgagaggatctttactgagctgatccgctccattgagagaaggcgctctgaggtgaaagagctgatcagagatgaggagaaggctgaagtgagtcgggctgaaggactcctggagcgactggagcaggagattgctgagctgaggaggagagaggctgagctggagcagctttcacacacagaggatcacatccatttcctccag agctgtcagtccctctgtgcccctcctggacctggagacttacccagcatccCTGTCAGTCCAAacgtctcttttgaggctgtgaggaaatctgtctctgaactgAAAGAGCGACTGGAGGATGTTTTCAAGGCGGAGTTCAAAGTTTGTGGAAGAG
- the LOC133138117 gene encoding E3 ubiquitin/ISG15 ligase TRIM25-like isoform X1 produces MAEANISVDQDQFSCSICLDILKDPVTIPCGHSYCMGCIKGCWDQDDHTGVYSCPQCRQTFTPRPVLGRNTMLAEVVEKLKKTGLQAAPPAHCYAGPGDVACDFCTGRKHKAIKSCLACLASYCETHLQPHYEFPGFKKHKLVKATENLQEKICSNHDKLLEVFCRSDQQCICMLCAMDEHRGHDTVSVVAERTEKQKQLGVTQSKFQQRIQEREKELQDLRQAVQSLKRSAQTAEEDSERIFTELIRSIERRRSEVKELIRDEEKAEVSRAEGLLERLEQEIAELRRREAELEQLSHTEDHIHFLQSCQSLCAPPGPGDLPSIPVSPNVSFEAVRKSVSELKERLEDVFKAEFKVCGRVEEVSVLEPRPDRTSYNMAVSSHWTPTQRTESFVCLRGTER; encoded by the exons ATGGCTGAGGCTAATATCTCGGtggatcaggaccagttcagctgttcaATCTGTCTGGATATCCTGAAGGATCCGGTGACTATTCCCTGTGggcacagttactgtatgggctgtattaagggctgctgggatcaggatgatcatactggtgtctacagctgtccccagtgcagacaGACCTTCACCCCTAGGCCTGTTCTGGGCAGAAACACcatgctggctgaagtggtggagaaactgaagaagacaggactccaagctgctcctcctgctcactgttacgctggacctggagacgtggcgtgtgatttctgcactgggagaaagcacaaagcCATCAAGTCCTGTCTGGCATGTCTGGcatcttactgtgaaactcacctccaGCCTCACTATGAATTTCCTggctttaaaaaacacaaactggtcaaagccactgaaaacctgcaggagaagatctgctcTAATCACGACAAACTGCTGGAGGTTTTCTGTCGTAGcgatcagcagtgtatctgtatgctgtgtgcgatggatgaacacagaggccatgatacagtctcagtggtagcagaaaggactgagaaacag aagcagctgggggtgaCACAGAGTAAgttccagcagagaatccaggagagagagaaggagctgcaggatctgagacaggctgtgcagtcactcaag cgctctgcacagacagcagaggaggacagtgagaggatctttactgagctgatccgctccattgagagaaggcgctctgaggtgaaagagctgatcagagatgaggagaaggctgaagtgagtcgggctgaaggactcctggagcgactggagcaggagattgctgagctgaggaggagagaggctgagctggagcagctttcacacacagaggatcacatccatttcctccag agctgtcagtccctctgtgcccctcctggacctggagacttacccagcatccCTGTCAGTCCAAacgtctcttttgaggctgtgaggaaatctgtctctgaactgAAAGAGCGACTGGAGGATGTTTTCAAGGCGGAGTTCAAAGTTTGTGGAAGAG tggaAGAAGTCTCTGTTCTAGAGCCCAGACCAGACAGGACTTCTTACAAT
- the LOC133138117 gene encoding E3 ubiquitin/ISG15 ligase TRIM25-like isoform X2 — protein MAEANISVDQDQFSCSICLDILKDPVTIPCGHSYCMGCIKGCWDQDDHTGVYSCPQCRQTFTPRPVLGRNTMLAEVVEKLKKTGLQAAPPAHCYAGPGDVACDFCTGRKHKAIKSCLACLASYCETHLQPHYEFPGFKKHKLVKATENLQEKICSNHDKLLEVFCRSDQQCICMLCAMDEHRGHDTVSVVAERTEKQKQLGVTQSKFQQRIQEREKELQDLRQAVQSLKRSAQTAEEDSERIFTELIRSIERRRSEVKELIRDEEKAEVSRAEGLLERLEQEIAELRRREAELEQLSHTEDHIHFLQSCQSLCAPPGPGDLPSIPVSPNVSFEAVRKSVSELKERLEDVFKAEFKVCGRGQRWLSQRSDTVLMPKGGHKM, from the exons ATGGCTGAGGCTAATATCTCGGtggatcaggaccagttcagctgttcaATCTGTCTGGATATCCTGAAGGATCCGGTGACTATTCCCTGTGggcacagttactgtatgggctgtattaagggctgctgggatcaggatgatcatactggtgtctacagctgtccccagtgcagacaGACCTTCACCCCTAGGCCTGTTCTGGGCAGAAACACcatgctggctgaagtggtggagaaactgaagaagacaggactccaagctgctcctcctgctcactgttacgctggacctggagacgtggcgtgtgatttctgcactgggagaaagcacaaagcCATCAAGTCCTGTCTGGCATGTCTGGcatcttactgtgaaactcacctccaGCCTCACTATGAATTTCCTggctttaaaaaacacaaactggtcaaagccactgaaaacctgcaggagaagatctgctcTAATCACGACAAACTGCTGGAGGTTTTCTGTCGTAGcgatcagcagtgtatctgtatgctgtgtgcgatggatgaacacagaggccatgatacagtctcagtggtagcagaaaggactgagaaacag aagcagctgggggtgaCACAGAGTAAgttccagcagagaatccaggagagagagaaggagctgcaggatctgagacaggctgtgcagtcactcaag cgctctgcacagacagcagaggaggacagtgagaggatctttactgagctgatccgctccattgagagaaggcgctctgaggtgaaagagctgatcagagatgaggagaaggctgaagtgagtcgggctgaaggactcctggagcgactggagcaggagattgctgagctgaggaggagagaggctgagctggagcagctttcacacacagaggatcacatccatttcctccag agctgtcagtccctctgtgcccctcctggacctggagacttacccagcatccCTGTCAGTCCAAacgtctcttttgaggctgtgaggaaatctgtctctgaactgAAAGAGCGACTGGAGGATGTTTTCAAGGCGGAGTTCAAAGTTTGTGGAAGAG